Genomic window (Theileria annulata chromosome 4, complete sequence, *** SEQUENCING IN PROGRESS ***):
TTTGGATGCAACACACCAAGCGCCTTCAATTAAAACATCAGTACACAAGACAGTAATACCAATAATACTAAACTttataaagataaataacATGGTGTATAAGCACGACGAATACAACCACGTTGTGGAATTCAATAACAAGATACAATCCTTGGTGAACTCACTAAATGAACTTGAAAAGACCAGATGTAACCAAATTAACGATGTTGTGAGTAGATTTATGGTTTGCGAAATGGCGAAGCTAAAAAACCTTGAGTACGACCTCAACTCTCTGATTGAAACGCTGAATAACTTTGGTTCAAAGGACTTAGAAAATACTTTCCCGGGAGAAAATATGAACAGGAATATGCCGCAAATCCAGGACAATTGTAAAACCAAATATTCTGAATTTTCCAGCAAAACCAACAAAGTATTTTGTGcacaatatttatacatatataattgattttaatggTAAATTACTAATAAATTGTTAGGTAACGAGCTTTTTATTCCCATCAACAATAATTCGACCACCTCCATACAGAGTTATATCAAAGGTAGAAAATGATATTCAGAGGTATGATTTTTCGAATATAATTCAGTTAATAGGTTCCTTGAGTGTGTTTGGGGAACATCAGAGGGTTTGGCAATAAATGAGTTTAGAGATGAAATTCAATCATCATTAGTGCGTCAAGTTTTCTGTGACTTACTTTCAAAGAACATTTCAACTCATTCACAAATAAGATCAAAGTAAGCTTGAAACTTTTATGATTATGATTTAGGGATCAATTCCAATTTTTGGTTGAAATGGttaattctattttatCGGTGTCTGAAAGACAAGCAGATTATTGGTGCGGTTACTCGATCCTCAAATTCTCCGATAAATATCATTTATGTGATGAAGATGGAAAGTGTTATTTATGGTCAAGAATATgttctaataattattggAAAAGTAGAGTGTTCTGGGAGGAATGCCTAACAATTATACTTTCCCTAGACTTGAAGGCAATATTTGAAACGTCAAGTTGTTTGGAAAAAACGTTGACTCTAATAAACTGTGTTCCTAGCACTGATGAACCACATGGGTTCTGTGATTGGATGACCAAGTACGGGTTTGAAGATAAAGAATGTAAAAAACTAATACATGAAGTTTTCA
Coding sequences:
- a CDS encoding uncharacterized protein (Tap579b07.q1c.C.cand.117 - score = 42.42), with the protein product MDNQLGDSLDTMNETVSYQTIDNMMTKTIAKINTVSISTEYQSDSGELSKTQRTDDLSDNSQKSTISNSLYDDNDGEFVNYPEILSVLQSWSSRLGRNAEMCNSMNEIFTDLCKIEYQYVESLRNLKDKINLKTILECTEGLSTVSILSAFKSYLTKMAENHAEFVDSVSNECFFEQNKDHGIKDVVSEIELLKKEVDKYKSDKVVCFSKMKESYFNAKNAVTLCLDATHQAPSIKTSVHKTVIPIILNFIKINNMVYKHDEYNHVVEFNNKIQSLVNSLNELEKTRCNQINDVVSRFMVCEMAKLKNLEYDLNSLIETLNNFGSKDLENTFPGENMNRNMPQIQDNCKTKYSEFSSKTNKVTSFLFPSTIIRPPPYRVISKVENDIQRFLECVWGTSEGLAINEFRDEIQSSLVRQVFCDLLSKNISTHSQIRSKDQFQFLVEMVNSILSVSERQADYWCGYSILKFSDKYHLCDEDGKCYLWSRICSNNYWKSRVFWEECLTIILSLDLKAIFETSSCLEKTLTLINCVPSTDEPHGFCDWMTKYGFEDKECKKLIHEVFMKFKVPESYFNSLIVNEL